The following proteins are co-located in the Sphaeramia orbicularis chromosome 24, fSphaOr1.1, whole genome shotgun sequence genome:
- the LOC115415467 gene encoding jun dimerization protein 2-like gives MMPGQIPDPSLAAGSLPSLGPLAGISATTLTDQLKLADFRQLGTMLSPLHFLGRLGKRPLAIKTEMDEDEERRKRRREKNKVAAARCRNKKKERTDFLQRESERLEMVNSELKAQIEELRLERQQLMVMLNLHRPTCIVRTDSVKTPENEANPLLEQLSADKK, from the exons ATGATGCCGGGACAGATACCGGACCCTTCGCTGGCGGCGGGTTCCCTGCCCAGCCTCGGCCCTCTGGCAGGCATCTCAGCCACCACGCTCACTGACCAGTTGAAGCTGGCCGACTTCCGCCAGCTGGGCACCATGCTGTCCCCACTGCATTTCCTGGGGAGGCTGGGCAAGAGGCCGCTGGCCATTAAGAcagag ATGGATGAAGATGAGGAAAGGAGGAAACgaagaagagagaaaaataagGTAGCAGCAGCTCGATGCCGAAACAAAAAGAAGGAACGGACTGACTTCCTTCAGAGG GAATCAGAGCGTCTGGAGATGGTGAACTCAGAGCTGAAAGCCCAGATTGAGGAGCTCCGCCTGGAAAGGCAGCAGCTAATGGTGATGCTGAACCTGCACAGGCCCACCTGCATCGTGAGGACTGACAGTGTCAAAACCCCTGAGAACGAGGCCAACCCCCTGCTGGAGCAGCTGTCTGCCGACAAGAAGTGA
- the LOC115415662 gene encoding proto-oncogene c-Fos-like encodes MHPDSSTEFDSSSSCSTASPGGDTPGCNQHPPDSLSSSVDSAKETGTSVADSSVPIETSPDLRWMVKPTIITSVSQSSSRAKAKSHGATQSSSPAGANKAKPSNRKGQKEQPSKEEEERRRIRRERNKIAAAKCRNRRRELIDTLQAETDQLEEEKSALQTEIADLLKEKERLEQVLASHKPSCKLPSESENSEEENEDDGTTMLQDPPTSPHLLSMLDTGKNAEVSTPIGDAPIGQDMDNVPCNPAAAILGNSNILLCSSVEEEALEDLKGDDLDDLVPSLEMAVTADTAASVPDIDLSSPFCLSDWETLYKSVANDLESLSTPIMSSSPTCSNYRTVFSFNYSEIDSLVEGCESLKGTLGASEFMKDSLNSPTLLAL; translated from the exons ATGCATCCAGACTCCAGCACTGAGTTCGACTCATCGTCCAGCTGTAGCACAGCATCGCCTGGCGGGGACACCCCTGGGTGCAACCAGCATCCTCCTGACTCGCTTTCATCATCAGTGGACAGCGCCAAG GAGACTGGGACCAGTGTAGCAGACTCATCTGTTCCCATTGAGACCTCGCCGGATCTGAGGTGGATGGTGAAACCCACGATAATCACATCTGTCTCCCAGTCGTCAAGCCGCGCAAAAGCCAAATCTCACGGCGCCACCCAGTCGTCTTCCCCGGCAGGTGCAAACAAGGCGAAGCCCTCTAATAGAAAAGGGCAGAAAGAGCAG CCTtccaaagaggaggaggaaaggaggaggatcAGGAGGGAGAGGAACAAAATTGCTGCAGCAAAATGTCGCAACAGACGGAGGGAGCTAATAGACACTCTGCAAGCT gaGACAGACCAGCTTGAAGAAGAGAAATCAGCCCTTCAGACAGAGATAGCTGATCTGCTAAAAGAGAAGGAGAGGCTGGAGCAGGTCTTAGCCTCTCACAAACCATCCTGCAAACTTCCCTCTGAGAGTGAAAACAGTGAGGAGGAAAATGAAGATGATGGCACCACAATGCTGCAGGACCCTCCGACCTCCCCACATCTGCTGTCCATGCTAGACACTGGAAAAAACGCAGAAGTCAGCACACCAATTGGAGATGCCCCAATTGGCCAAGACATGGACAATGTCCCCTGTAATCCTGCAGCAGCCATTTTGGGAAACTCCAACATCCTCCTGTGTTCAAGTGTAGAGGAAGAGGCTCTCGAGGACTTAAAGGGAGATGACCTGGACGACTTGGTGCCGAGCCTGGAAATGGCAGTGACAGCCGACACAGCTGCTTCAGTCCCTGACATAGACCTGAGCAGCCCCTTCTGCCTCTCAGACTGGGAAACCCTGTATAAGTCTGTGGCAAATGACCTTGAATCTCTGAGCACACCCATCATGTCTTCCAGTCCCACTTGTAGCAATTACCGCACAGTGTTTTCCTTTAATTACTCTGAAATTGATTCCTTAGTTGAGGGCTGTGAGAGCCTCAAAGGAACCCTTGGTGCATCTGAGTTCATGAAAGATAGTTTGAACTCTCCAACACTCCTGGCCTTGTGA
- the LOC115415509 gene encoding proto-oncogene c-Fos-like has product MMFTAFNTECDSSSRCSTASPSADNLGYHPSPAGSYSSMGSPQSQDFTDLTGSSASFIPTVTAISTSPDLQWMVQPLISSVAPSHRAHPYSSSPSPAYTRPSMRSAASKAHSSTKRGRIEQISPEEEEKRRIRRERNKQAAAKCRNRRRELTDTLQAETDQLEDEKSSLQNDIANLLKEKERLEFILAAHQPICKIPTELDMDFPVSTISPTHSCLSTEVSPQPQSTVTEACAITCTQPTFTSASNSIFSSSSSSNTVHSTATIPNNTVKMTDLDVSVLEESLDLLAKTEMETARSVPEVDLSSSLYTTQDWEPLHASTNNSDFEPLCTPVVTCTPAGTTYTSSFVFTFPEAETFTCGIAHRRGSNSNDQSSDSLSSPTLLAL; this is encoded by the exons ATGATGTTCACCGCTTTCAACACGGAGTGCGACTCTTCCTCCCGCTGCAGCACAGCTTCACCTTCTGCTGACAATCTGGGATATCATCCCTCACCGGCAGGATCTTATTCCAGCATGGGATCTCCCCAGTCTCAG GATTTCACTGACTTGACAGGATCAAGTGCCTCCTTCATCCCTACTGTCACAGCCATCTCAACAAGCCCTGATCTGCAGTGGATGGTTCAGCCTCTGATCTCCTCAGTGGCCCCCTCACACCGAGCTCACCCTTACAGCTCCAGCCCCAGCCCAGCCTACACTAGACCATCCATGAGGTCTGCAGCATCCAAGGCTCACAGTTCTACCAAAAGAGGCAGAATTGAACAG ATTTCAcctgaagaggaggagaagagaagaatTCGCAGGGAGAGAAACAAGCAGGCAGCTGCAAAATGCCGTAACAGGAGGCGAGAGCTTACTGACACACTCCAAGCT GAAACTGATCAGCTGGAAGATGAGAAGTCCAGTTTGCAGAATGATATTGCCAACCTTTTGAAGGAGAAGGAGAGGCTGGAGTTTATTCTAGCTGCCCACCAACCCATCTGCAAAATCCCCACAGAGCTGGACATGGACTTCCCTGTGAGCACCATTTCTCCAACCCACTCTTGCCTGTCCACAGAGGTGTCCCCTCAGCCACAGAGCACCGTCACAGAGGCATGCGCCATCACCTGCACCCAGCCAACCTTCACCTCTGCCTCCAACTCTAtcttctccagcagcagcagcagcaacaccgTCCACTCCACCGCCACCATCCCCAACAACACAGTCAAGATGACAGACCTGGATGTTTCCGTCTTAGAGGAGTCTCTGGATCTGCTGGCGAAGACAGAGATGGAGACTGCACGGTCAGTGCCAGAGGTTGACCTGTCCAGCTCCCTTTATACAACTCAGGACTGGGAGCCCCTTCACGCCTCAACCAATAACAGTGACTTTGAACCACTGTGCACTCCCGTAGTGACCTGCACCCCAGCCGGCACCACCTACACATCTTCATTTGTATTTACCTTTCCAGAGGCAGAGACCTTCACCTGTGGCATCGCCCACAGGAGAGGAAGCAACAGCAACGACCAGTCCTCTGACTCTCTCAGCTCACCAACCCtgctggccctttaa